From the Lolium rigidum isolate FL_2022 chromosome 2, APGP_CSIRO_Lrig_0.1, whole genome shotgun sequence genome, one window contains:
- the LOC124692004 gene encoding TBCC domain-containing protein 1-like, giving the protein MVDETLDPPPATPATAVASSPLLRPRRVAFEYGLLPIPKLIFPESALAQTLSQLKAKLAPAAAASGDGRVGAAALAEALQIPPEQAALALGVLAAVLPAEDPALGAGGSGGADLRDVLLFLYIQSYKRLVPRPHKDSPAVADVWPSTSAFDGYLSALSPIQLVRSNSRRFIPSQADEEIHQLSYLQKHMANILTLLADSVDGEGDDSLVLTMETFEHLGFLVHFSEGTSLSQAATFFANSDPDMPAAPVSAAQVHDWILQNIASSLEFYTEKSTAKEGSQQIASDLDVTMADANTSHTRNNTPTVVNPAFHRNSTFVEGFSKTSVVKHASDVKGHSVKVLNCHDSVIYILAPVKYATVYGCSDTTVVLGAVGKVVKVEHCERVHIIAAAKRICIANCRECIFYLGVNHQPLIVGDNHKLHIAPFNTYYPRLGEHMTQVGVDPSTNKWDQPFVLGVVDPHDSLSHPAGVSDVQAESAICVDPDLFTNFLIPNLFDDAVQDPTECNPFPLPEIYQASQSKKQAVLEDTQKTIRELQLDENRKKELSSALHAQFKDWLYATGNIRQLYCLQGD; this is encoded by the exons ATGGTTGACGAGACCCTCGacccgccgccggcgacgccggcgacggcggtggcctCATCGCCGCTACTCCGCCCGCGGCGCGTGGCGTTCGAGTACGGCCTCCTGCCCATCCCCAAGCTCATCTTCCCGGAGAGCGCGCTGGCGCAGACCCTCTCCCAGCTAAAGGCGAAGCTCGCgccagccgccgccgcgtcgggcGACGGGCGCGTGGGCGCCGCGGCGCTCGCGGAGGCTCTGCAGATCCCGCCggagcaggcggcgctcgcgctcGGCGTGCTCGCGGCGGTGCTCCCCGCGGAGGACCCCGCGCTAGGCGCCGGCGGGAGCGGAGGCGCGGACCTCCGCGACGTGCTGCTCTTCCTCTACATCCAGTCGTACAAGCGCCTCGTACCGCGCCCGCACAAGGACTCCCCCGCCGTCGCCGACGTCTGGCCCTCCACCTCCGCGTTCGACGGCTACTTGTCCGCCCTCTCCCCGATCCAG CTTGTACGCAGTAATAGCCGTCGCTTTATACCTTCTCAAGCAGATGAAGAAATCCACCAGTTATCTTATCTTCAAAAGCATATGGCTAATATTCTTACTCTATTGGCTGATTCTGTTGATGGGGAGGGGGATGATTCTCTG GTTCTAACAATGGAGACTTTTGAGCACCTTGGATTTCTAGTGCATTTTTCGGAAGGAACATCCCTAAGCCAGGCAGCCACGTTTTTTGCAAATTCTGATCCAGACATGCCGGCTGCTCCGGTATCTGCGGCTCAGGTCCATGATTGGATTTTGCAGAATATTGCTTCTTCATTAGAGTTTTATACCGAGAAATCTACAGCAAAGGAAGGGAGCCAGCAGATCGCATCTGATCTTGATGTTACCATGGCTGATGCCAATACAAGTCATACAAGGAACAACACGCCTACTGTTGTTAATCCTGCATTCCATAGAAATTCTACATTTGTGGAGGGTTTCTCCAAAACTTCCGTTGTCAAGCATGCATCTGATGTCAAAGGACATTCAGTGAAG GTTTTGAACTGCCATGATTCTGTTATCTACATATTAGCACCGGTGAAGTATGCTACCGTGTATGGATGTTCTGATACTACTGTTGTTCTTGGGGCTGTTGGTAAG GTTGTAAAGGTGGAGCATTGTGAAAGAGTGCATATTATCGCAGCTGCTAAACGAATCTGTATTGCCAACTGCCGTGAGTGCATCTTCTACTTGGGAGTAAATCACCAGCCTCTCATTGTGGGGGACAACCATAAATTACAT ATTGCTCCATTCAATACGTACTATCCAAGATTGGGTGAGCACATGACACAAGTTGGTGTAGATCCCTCTACCAATAAATGGGACCAACCTTTTGTACTGGGGGTCGTTGATCCACATGATTCATTGTCCCATCCCGCTGGGGTTTCTGATGTTCAAGCTGAATCTGCTATCTGTGTAGATCCTGATTTATTCACGAACTTTTTG ATCCCTAATTTGTTTGACGATGCAGTACAAGACCCTACAGAATGCAATCCTTTTCCATTGCCTGAAATTTATCAggcatcacaaagcaagaag